A genomic region of Nakaseomyces glabratus chromosome C, complete sequence contains the following coding sequences:
- the RIB2 gene encoding bifunctional DRAP deaminase/tRNA pseudouridine synthase RIB2 (CAGL0C05291g~Ortholog(s) have 2,5-diamino-6-ribitylamino-4(3H)-pyrimidinone 5'-phosphate deaminase activity, pseudouridine synthase activity, role in riboflavin biosynthetic process, tRNA pseudouridine synthesis and cytosol localization), translating to MIEGSDPSRSPSAFEQHLEREIKIAKEEQKLKNSRKQKRKFDATNQMRDDNGFKIRVAEAGAEGKKVTDPEYTVVIDGPLRRVEPYEFEYKTFCKERWRDRKIIDIFTQEFRDQEPDHYRKTIAKGAVSVNGKPANLETILRNGEMITHKMHRHEPPVTSRPIKIVFENDDILVIDKPGGIPVHPTGRYRYNTITKILEKQMKRSVHPCNRLDRLTSGLMFLAKTPEGADQMADQMKTREVTKEYIARVVGEFPTGEITVEKPLKSYDPKVSLNIICDDTNEDDAKPAKTVFQRISFDGQTSIVKCKPLTGRTHQIRVHLQFLGHPIANDPIYSNTEVWGPNFDSKKYEEIVLKLDAFGKTKCAESWYHPDAQGEVMSSYRCEVCDIPLYTDPGPNDLDLWLHAYKYESTEIDPDTGKKKWSYRTELPEWALAPNRKYMVQAIEEADKCGPTKTAFSVGAVLVNGTEVLSVGHSRELPGNTHAEQCALEKYFETHNTDKVPPGTVIFTTMEPCSFRLSGNLPCLQRIMAQDGNISTVFVGVMEPDTFVKNNTSLTDLENNNINYIQIPGYEEQCKIIAFKGHDE from the coding sequence ATGATTGAAGGTTCTGACCCATCCCGGTCTCCGAGTGCATTTGAGCAACATCTAGAAAGGGAGATCAAGATTGCTAAGGAGGAacagaagttgaagaattcTAGAAAACAGAAACGGAAATTTGATGCTACTAATCAGATGAGAGACGACAATGGATTTAAGATACGAGTTGCTGAGGCTGGCGctgaaggaaaaaaagTTACTGATCCCGAGTACACAGTTGTCATTGATGGCCCATTACGCAGAGTTGAACCATATGAGTTTGAATACAAGACTTTCTGCAAGGAAAGATGGAGAgatagaaaaattattgatatatttaCTCAAGAGTTCAGGGACCAGGAGCCCGACCACTACAGGAAAACAATTGCTAAAGGAGCCGTTTCTGTGAATGGTAAACCAGCTAACTTAGAAACTATACTCAGAAATGGTGAGATGATCACCCATAAGATGCACAGACATGAACCTCCAGTCACTTCTAGACCAATAAAAAttgtatttgaaaatgacgATATCCTTGTCATAGACAAACCTGGTGGAATACCGGTTCACCCTACAGGGAGATATCGTTATAACACAATTACTAAGATTCTAGAGAAGCAAATGAAGAGAAGCGTACATCCATGCAATAGATTAGATAGATTAACAAGTGGATTGATGTTCTTGGCCAAGACTCCAGAAGGTGCAGACCAAATGGCAGACCAAATGAAAACTAGAGAAGTTACAAAGGAGTATATTGCCAGAGTTGTAGGTGAATTTCCTACCGGTGAAATAACTGTAGAGAAACCTCTAAAGTCATACGATCCGAAAGTGTCTCTTAATATCATATGTGATGACAccaatgaagatgatgcaAAACCAGCAAAGACTGTCTTTCAGAGGATAAGTTTTGACGGCCAGACTAGTATAGTTAAATGCAAACCATTAACTGGTAGAACACATCAGATCCGAGTccatcttcaatttcttggCCACCCTATAGCGAATGACCCCATATATTCCAATACTGAAGTTTGGGGACCAAATTttgattcaaaaaaatatgaagaaattgTCCTTAAACTGGATGCTTTCGGAAAGACGAAATGTGCAGAGAGTTGGTATCATCCAGACGCTCAAGGTGAAGTCATGAGTTCATATAGATGCGAAGTATGCGATATCCCACTATATACTGATCCAGGTCCAAACGACTTGGATTTATGGCTACATGCATATAAGTATGAATCAACTGAAATCGACCCAGATACTGGTAAGAAGAAATGGAGCTATAGAACAGAGTTACCAGAATGGGCTCTAGCTCCAAATAGAAAGTACATGGTACAGGCCATCGAAGAAGCTGACAAATGTGGTCCAACAAAGACGGCTTTCAGCGTTGGTGCTGTCTTAGTCAATGGAACCGAAGTGCTCTCTGTAGGCCATTCAAGAGAACTTCCCGGAAATACACACGCAGAACAATGTGCATTGGAGAAGTATTTTGAGACCCACAACACAGACAAAGTTCCGCCTGGTACAGTAATTTTCACGACAATGGAGCCTTGCTCTTTCAGGCTGAGTGGTAACCTACCTTGCTTACAAAGAATAATGGCACAAGATGGTAACATTTCAACAGTGTTTGTTGGAGTCATGGAACCTGATACTTTTGTAAAGAACAATACCAGTCTAACTGACTTGGAaaacaacaatatcaattatATCCAGATACCTGGCTATGAAGAGCAATGTAAAATCATTGCCTTCAAGGGACATGAcgaatag
- the NAT1 gene encoding peptide alpha-N-acetyltransferase complex A subunit NAT1 (CAGL0C05313g~Protein of unknown function): protein MSRRRGGVKAKPVSRLGTKDTTQFLEALKLYEGKNYKKSIKILDGVLKKESSNVDCLALKGLDLYSIGEKDEATQYIENAVSKINGTTASAMCCHILGIYMRNIKDYHKSILWFQASLENGSNNYQIYRDLATLYSQVNDHKKALIARKAYWETYMGYRANWTALAVSQDINGERQQAINTLSQFEKIASGKISEAEKYEHNECLMYKNDIMYRNAGSNADKLQKVLNHLTDVEKDIFDKYAVLERKASIYMKMGNMKDASIMYRTLIKRNPDNFKYYNLLEVSLGIRGDNRLRKALYEKLEKFYPNCDPPRYIPLTFIQDETELSKKLEQYIHPMLKRGVPATFGSLKNLYRSRGDKVIVPIEKIALEYLKNIDERKEQIPYIWTCYFLSQHYLYLKDFTQAQSYIDKAMDHTPTMVEFYIQKARILKHLGLLDSASDILEEARKLDLQDRFINCKSVKYLLRANKIDEAVEVASLFTKNEDSVNGLKDLHLVEASWFIVELGEAYQRLYLDSSNKLKELKKEIEILEESEEKEVKNQELKDAEGNCDKFQGLSLKRFLAISKFYKQFEDDQLDFHSYCMRKGTPRAYLEMLEWGKKLYTMPMYVRAMKRASSTYFELHDIRTKRSSDDSGIENGSKNKKPKKESAAARKRREEEEAKVLAYPKEQEKDVFGLQLLESKNFLEDFAENFYNGYLNQVSQEEKDYCLDFDYNLRNKKLALCLSDLSKLGSIYGEKSALYGAMAITLFLQTKKVTDHDEIAKKVVEKAFENIEHFNQGDRDNEEFDWIEFLKNKYTGNLVAYLFLYKHHIGDKETLKTLIIDQLSNEEPYEQSKVIRYTL from the coding sequence ATGTCCAGGAGAAGAGGTGGTGTGAAGGCCAAGCCGGTGTCCAGGCTAGGCACAAAAGATACTACTCAATTTCTAGAGGCTTTAAAACTCTACGAAGGTAAGAACTACAAGAAATCTATAAAGATTTTGGATGGTGTGCTGAAGAAGGAGAGCTCTAATGTTGACTGCTTGGCCTTGAAAGGTCTTGATCTTTACTCAATTGGTGAGAAGGACGAGGCCACACAGTACATCGAGAATGCAGTAAGCAAGATCAACGGTACTACTGCGTCTGCTATGTGTTGCCACATCCTCGGTATATACATGCGTAACATCAAAGATTACCATAAAAGTATATTATGGTTCCAAGCTTCTTTAGAGAATGGTTCCAACAACTATCAAATTTACAGAGACCTTGCCACACTATACTCGCAAGTCAACGATCACAAGAAGGCTTTAATTGCCAGAAAGGCCTACTGGGAGACTTATATGGGCTATAGAGCTAACTGGACTGCTTTGGCTGTCAGCCAAGATATAAATGGCGAGAGACAACAAGCCATCAACACCCTTTCTCAGTTCGAGAAGATTGCAAGTGGAAAGATCAGTGAAGCTGAAAAGTACGAACACAATGAATGTTTGATGTATAAGAACGATATTATGTATCGTAATGCTGGAAGCAATGCTGATAAACTACAAAAAGTCTTGAACCATTTGACCGATGTTGAAAAGGACATCTTTGACAAGTATGCTGTCCTTGAGAGAAAGGCTTCCATTTACATGAAAATGGGTAACATGAAGGACGCTTCTATCATGTATAGAACGCTGATTAAAAGAAACCCAGACAACTTTAAATACTATAATCTTCTGGAAGTTTCACTAGGTATCAGAGGTGACAATAGACTTAGAAAGGCACTATATGAAAAGCTAGAAAAATTCTATCCAAATTGTGATCCACCAAGATACATTCCATTGACTTTCATACAAGATGAGACAGAATTGAGCAAGAAGCTAGAACAATACATTCATCCAATGTTGAAGAGGGGTGTTCCAGCAACTTTTGGGAGCTTAAAAAATCTGTACAGATCTAGAGGAGACAAGGTTATTGTcccaattgaaaaaattgctcttgaatatttgaaaaatattgatgaaagaaAGGAACAGATTCCTTACATTTGGACGTGCTACTTTCTTTCCCAGCActatttgtatttgaagGACTTTACTCAAGCCCAGTCATATATCGATAAAGCCATGGACCATACTCCAACTATGGTTGAATTTTACATTCAGAAAGCTCGTATTTTGAAGCATCTGGGATTGCTAGATTCCGCATCTGATATCCTAGAAGAAGCGAGAAAACTGGACTTACAAGACAGATTCATTAACTGTAAGTCAGTGAAGTATCTGTTGAGAGCTAATAAAATCGATGAGGCAGTTGAAGTTGCCTCTCTTTTCACAAAGAATGAGGACTCAGTCAATGGTTTGAAGGACTTGCACTTAGTGGAAGCATCGTGGTTCATTGTTGAGCTTGGTGAGGCTTATCAGAGACTATACTTAGACTCCTCTAATAAgttgaaagaattgaaaaaggaGATCGAAATACTGGAAGAATCAGAGGAAAAAGAAGTCAAAAACCAAGAATTAAAGGATGCTGAAGGTAATTGCGATAAATTCCAAGGTCTGTCCCTAAAGAGATTCTTGGCGATTTCGAAATTTTACAAGcaatttgaagatgacCAACTTGATTTCCACTCATATTGTATGAGAAAGGGTACCCCAAGAGCATACCTTGAAATGCTAGAATGGGGTAAGAAACTGTACACCATGCCAATGTATGTGAGAGCAATGAAGAGAGCTTCGTCTACCTACTTTGAGTTACATGATATAAGAACCAAGAGATCTAGTGATGACTCTGGTATCGAAAATGGCtcaaagaacaagaaaccaaagaaaGAGAGTGCTGCTGCTCGTAAACgtagagaagaagaggaagcaAAAGTTCTTGCTTATCCAAAGGAGCAAGAGAAGGATGTCTTCGGTCTGCAATTACTCGAATCAAAGAACTTTTTGGAAGATTTTGCAGAGAATTTCTATAACGGCTACTTAAATCAAGTGTCACAGGAAGAAAAGGATTACTGTCTAGACTTTGATTACAATTTGAGAAATAAGAAGCTGGCTCTATGTCTCTCTGATCTATCAAAACTGGGATCAATTTACGGTGAAAAATCTGCATTGTACGGCGCTATGGCAATAACATTGTTCCTACAAACCAAAAAGGTAACTGACCATGATGAAATTGCCAAGAAAGTCGTTGAAAAGGCATTTGAAAACATAGAGCACTTCAACCAAGGTGATAGGGACAATGAAGAATTCGATTGGATTGAgtttttgaagaacaaatacACTGGAAACCTAGTGGCCTACCTGTTCCTGTACAAGCATCACATCGGTGACAaagaaactttgaaaaCCTTGATCATTGATCAACTGTCCAACGAAGAGCCATACGAACAATCAAAGGTCATCCGTTACACTCTCTAA
- the RTG1 gene encoding Rtg1p (CAGL0C05335g~Ortholog(s) have RNA polymerase II transcription factor activity, sequence-specific DNA binding, transcription regulatory region DNA binding activity) — protein sequence MSTPISQSVPSSSGQMKAARKRNDNMTDKIQELLRLIPAEFFQESYGSGNESGANGETPGPASGAPKLKGTGTKDGRPNKGQILTQAVEYISHLQNQVDTYNREEIELMVKVTELAKETGTIVNDINLENTSAEIALANIGVGPLAAASAGDETQDQNSESKPNSSVSSSVADEENSRGTPKKAQMSKFEYGGYAEYAS from the coding sequence atgTCAACACCTATTTCGCAGTCTGTGCCATCTAGCTCAGGGCAGATGAAGGCGGCACGCAAGAGGAACGACAACATGACGGACAAGATACAGGAGCTGCTACGGTTAATCCCAGCTGAGTTTTTCCAAGAATCCTATGGTAGTGGGAACGAATCTGGGGCCAATGGCGAGACACCAGGGCCTGCATCTGGCGCGCCAAAACTGAAAGGTACGGGTACAAAAGACGGCAGACCCAACAAAGGTCAAATCTTGACACAGGCAGTGGAGTACATTTCCCATTTACAGAACCAAGTAGACACATATAACCGAGAAGAGATCGAGCTGATGGTGAAAGTCACCGAGCTAGCGAAGGAGACAGGCACAATCGTGAACGACATCAACCTAGAGAACACAAGCGCTGAGATCGCCCTTGCTAACATCGGTGTGGGTCCGCTAGCAGCTGCATCCGCCGGAGACGAAACGCAGGACCAGAACAGTGAGTCCAAACCCAACAGCAGCGTCTCCTCGTCTGTTGCAGACGAGGAAAACTCCAGAGGTACGCCAAAGAAGGCTCAGATGAGCAAATTCGAGTACGGAGGATACGCAGAATATGCAAGCTGA
- the HST1 gene encoding HST1 (CAGL0C05357g~Histone deacetylase; ortholog of S. cerevisiae SIR2; sensor of niacin limitation; regulates gene expression under niacin-limiting conditions): MIISRGSHVDEEPVAKKPRISVGEMTDDTTDDGLNTEEIRAPYTTEEMDEPEKAALLPKIPKKSPVSIGMNPENGKYVLPNYSKDESLNARKFLKYYGLRKFLDTYLPEELNSLYIYSLIKLLGFEIRDKELLSSLYRFFHPVKSSDQFKLEYEDFTDPLEKKEAVKLIKDLQKAINRVLATRIRLSNFYTIDHFVSKIKKAERILVLTGAGVSTSLGIPDFRSSEGFYSKIQHLGLDDPQDVFNYDIFMQDPSVFYNIAHMILPPENMYSPLHSFIKMLQDKGKLLRNYTQNIDNLESYAGIDPEKLVQCHGSFATASCVTCHWQIPGEKIFSNIRSMELPLCPYCYQKRREYFPNTGDEEYDTLKGNLESGIQNNNFALKSYGVLKPDITFFGEALPSKFHKTIREDIMKCDLLICIGTSLKVAPVSEIVNMIPAYVPQVLINKDPVKHAEFDIELLGFCDDVATVVAQKCEWDIPHKDWEGKLKKKRFDVNEIERGVFNIEAGSPE; this comes from the coding sequence ATGATCATATCTAGAGGTTCTCATGTGGATGAAGAGCCCGTGGCGAAGAAGCCACGGATATCTGTAGGTGAGATGACAGATGACACAACGGATGATGGGCTGAACACCGAGGAGATTAGAGCCCCTTATACAACAGAGGAGATGGATGAGCCTGAAAAAGCCGCGTTACTACCCAAGATACCGAAAAAATCACCCGTAAGTATCGGTATGAACCCAGAAAATGGAAAGTATGTCTTACCTAACTATTCGAAAGACGAATCCTTGAACGCGAGAAAGTTTCTGAAATACTACGGTCTTCGTAAGTTTTTGGACACTTACCTACCGGAAGAGCTGAACTCACTCTATATCTATTCGTTGATCAAATTATTGGGCTTTGAGATTAGAGACAAAGAACTTTTATCGAGTCTTTATAGATTTTTCCATCCAGTGAAAAGTAGTGACCAGTTCAAGCTCGAATATGAAGATTTCACTGATCctttggaaaaaaaagaggcTGTTAAACTAATCAAAGATTTACAGAAGGCTATCAATAGAGTACTAGCAACAAGAATTCGATTATCCAACTTTTATACCATAGACCATTTTGTCtccaaaataaaaaaagctGAACGAATATTGGTGCTCACAGGTGCTGGTGTATCAACATCCTTGGGTATTCCGGATTTCAGATCTTCAGAAGGTTTTTACTCCAAGATTCAACATTTAGGTTTGGACGACCCTCAGGATGTTTTCAACTATGATATTTTCATGCAAGATCCATCCGTTTTTTACAACATCGCCCACATGATTTTACCCCCGGAGAATATGTACTCACCTTTGCATAGCTTTATAAAAATGCTACAGGACAAGGGTAAGCTATTAAGAAACTATACACAgaatattgataatttgGAATCTTACGCAGGAATAGATCCTGAAAAACTAGTTCAATGTCATGGCTCTTTTGCCACTGCATCCTGTGTTACCTGTCACTGGCAAATACCAGGAGAAAAGATTTTCAGTAACATCAGATCGATGGAATTGCCGCTATGTCCTTATTGttatcaaaaaagaagagaataCTTTCCAAATACTGGTGACGAGGAGTACGATACATTGAAAGGTAACTTGGAATCCGGCATacaaaataacaattttgCATTGAAATCTTACGGAGTTCTAAAACCTGACATTACATTCTTTGGTGAAGCATTACCTTCGAAGTTTCATAAGACCATCAGAGAAGATATAATGAAATGTGATCTGCTTATCTGTATAGGTACCAGTTTGAAAGTTGCCCCAGTCAGCGAAATTGTGAATATGATACCTGCATATGTTCCACAAGTATTAATAAACAAGGATCCAGTAAAACATGCCGAATTTGATATAGAGTTACTTGGATTCTGTGATGACGTTGCTACGGTTGTTGCACAGAAATGTGAATGGGATATTCCACATAAAGATTGGGAAGGTAAACtaaaaaagaagagattTGATGTTAACGAGATTGAGCGCGGAGTTTTTAATATAGAGGCTGGTTCTCCTGAATGA
- the SSB1 gene encoding Hsp70 family ATPase SSB1 (CAGL0C05379g~Heat shock protein), whose protein sequence is MADGVFQGAIGIDLGTTYSCVATYESSVEIIANEQGNRVTPSFVAFTPEERLIGDAAKNQAALNPKNTVFDAKRLIGRRFDEESVQNDMKTWPFKVVDVDGAPVIEVEYLGENKQFSPQEISSMVLTKMKEIAEAKIGKKVEKAVITVPAYFNDAQRQATKDAGAISGLNVLRIINEPTAAAIAYGLGAGKSDKERHVLIFDLGGGTFDVSLLHIAGGVYTVKSTSGNTHLGGQDFDTNLLEHFKGEFKKKTGLDISNDARALRRLRTAAERAKRTLSSVTQTTVEVDSLFEGEDFEASLTRARFEDLNAALFKSTLEPVEQVLKDAKISKSQIDEVVLVGGSTRIPKVQKLLSDYFDGKQLEKSINPDEAVAYGAAVQGAILTGQSTSDETKDLLLLDVAPLSLGVGMQGDIFGVVVPRNTTVPTIKRRTFTTVGDNQTTVQFPVYQGERVNCKENTLLGEFDLKNIPPMPAGEPVLEAIFEVDANGILKVTAVEKSTGKSANITISNAVGRLSSEDIEKMVNQAEEFKAADEAFAKRHEAKQRLESYVASIEQTVTDPVLSSKLKRGSKTKIEAALADALSALQIEDGSAEEYRKAEVGLKRVVTKAMSSR, encoded by the coding sequence ATGGCTGACGGTGTTTTCCAAGGTGCTATTGGTATCGATTTGGGTACTACTTACTCATGTGTTGCTACATATGAATCCTCTGTTGAAATTATTGCCAACGAGCAAGGTAACCGTGTTACCCCATCTTTCGTTGCCTTCACTCCAGAAGAGAGATTGATCGGTGATGCCGCTAAGAACCAGGCTGCTTTGAACCCAAAGAACACCGTCTTCGACGCCAAGAGATTGATCGGTCGTCGTTTCGACGAGGAGTCTGTCCAGAACGACATGAAGACCTGGCCTTTCAAGGTTGTCGATGTCGATGGTGCTCCAGTTATCGAAGTCGAATACTTGGGTGAGAACAAGCAATTCTCCCCACAAGAAATCTCCTCCATGGTCTTGACCAAGATGAAGGAAATCGCTGAGGCTAAGATCGGTAAGAAGGTCGAAAAGGCTGTCATCACCGTCCCAGCTTATTTCAATGACGCTCAAAGACAAGCTACCAAGGATGCTGGTGCCATCTCTGGTCTAAACGTCTTGCGTATCATCAACGAACCTACCGCCGCTGCCATCGCTTACGGTCTAGGTGCCGGTAAGTCTGACAAGGAAAGACACGTCCTGATCTTCGATTTGGGTGGTGGTACTTTCGATGTCTCTTTGTTGCACATTGCTGGCGGTGTCTACACTGTCAAGTCCACCTCCGGTAACACTCACTTGGGTGGTCAAGATTTCGACACCAACTTGTTGGAACACTTCAAGGGTGaattcaagaagaagactgGTTTGGACATCTCCAACGATGCCAGAGCTTTGAGAAGACTAAGAACTGCTGCTGAAAGAGCTAAGAGAACTTTGTCCTCCGTCACCCAAACCACCGTCGAAGTCGACTCCTTGTTCGAAGGTGAAGACTTCGAAGCCTCTTTGACCAGAGCTAGATTCGAAGACTTGAACGCCGCTTTGTTCAAGTCCACTTTGGAACCAGTTGAACAAGTCTTGAAGGATGCTAAGATCTCTAAGTCTCAAATCGACGAAGTCGTTTTGGTCGGTGGTTCTACCAGAATTCCAAAGGTCCAAAAGCTATTGTCTGACTACTTCGACGGTAAGCAATTGGAAAAGTCTATCAACCCAGATGAAGCCGTCGCTTACGGTGCCGCTGTTCAAGGTGCTATCTTGACCGGTCAATCCACCTCCGACGAAACCAAGGACCTATTGTTGTTGGATGTCGCTCCATTGTCTTTGGGTGTTGGTATGCAAGGTGACATCTTCGGTGTCGTTGTCCCAAGAaacaccactgtcccaacCATCAAGAGAAGAACTTTCACCACTGTCGGTGACAACCAAACCACCGTTCAATTCCCAGTTTACCAAGGTGAACGTGTTAACTGTAAGGAAAACACTTTGTTGGGTGAATTCGACTTGAAGAACATCCCACCAATGCCAGCTGGTGAGCCAGTCTTGGAAGCTATCTTCGAAGTCGATGCCAACGGTATCTTGAAGGTCACTGCCGTTGAAAAGTCCACTGGTAAGTCCGCTAACATTACCATCTCCAACGCTGTTGGTAGATTGTCTTCTGAAGACATTGAAAAGATGGTTAACCAAGCCGAAGAATTCAAGGCTGCTGACGAAGCTTTCGCCAAGAGACACGAAGCTAAGCAAAGATTGGAATCTTACGTTGCTTCCATCGAACAAACCGTCACTGACCCAGTCTTGTCTTCCAAGTTGAAGAGAGGTTCTAAGACTAAGATTGAAGCTGCTTTGGCTGACGCTTTGAGTGCTCTACAAATCGAAGATGGTAGCGCTGAAGAATACAGAAAGGCTGAAGTTGGTTTGAAGAGAGTTGTCACCAAGGCTATGTCTTCCCGTTAA
- a CDS encoding uncharacterized protein (CAGL0C05401g~Protein of unknown function) encodes MLSKLLLTAVNIQLITDGSQIHYFHLRAIEEYVPKIRWKTIMPFTGGFQYDLAVSLFSKTTIRPLFLRLFMLRKIIYQENIDNLFNA; translated from the coding sequence atGCTGTCAAAACTACTTTTAACTGCTGTTAACATTCAACTAATCACAGATGGCTCCCAAATTCATTATTTCCATTTGAGAGCCATTGAGGAATATGTACCAAAAATTAGATGGAAAACTATAATGCCATTCACAGGCGGTTTTCAATATGACTTAGCTGTAAGCCTATTTAGCAAGACTACTATACGACCATTGTTTTTGCGCTTATTTATGCTACggaaaataatatatcaagAGAATATTGACAACTTGTTTAATGCTTAA
- the PTP1 gene encoding tyrosine protein phosphatase PTP1 (CAGL0C05423g~Ortholog(s) have MAP kinase tyrosine phosphatase activity): protein MRPWYIDQPDVELLRKFKFIQNQEDERLREATIVTADVEVEKRWSLGVSILEKNDARNRYVNIMPYERNRVKLKVVNPRINNDYINASYVKVDVPEQSMNPGYYIATQGPTKNTWQQFWQMCYNECNHGDIVIVMVTPLVEYNREKCYKYWPSSPKEGIFVSPKLQNPSGLDGDVSEFRDELSIEYIDSERIDDTYTYTKLKIVSQGGSEKNVHHFYFDQWRDMSKPEEIVPIMKLCEHSHGLNPRGNPIIVHCSAGVGRSGTFIALDHLVHDTHDFKNVSEFPTIQQLRKPLADYKRDLIEQIVLQLRSQRMKMVQMKDQYIFIYHAAKYLYDMIA, encoded by the coding sequence ATGAGGCCGTGGTATATCGATCAACCGGATGTCGAACTGCTACGAAAGTTCAAATTTATTCAGAACCAGGAGGATGAGAGGTTACGTGAGGCGACTATAGTCACTGCTGATGTTGAAGTTGAGAAGCGATGGTCGCTTGGGGTCAGTATACTGGAAAAGAATGACGCCAGGAACAGGTATGTTAATATTATGCCTTATGAGCGGAATAGGGTTAAGCTTAAAGTTGTCAATCCGCGAATAAATAACGACTATATCAACGCGTCCTATGTTAAAGTTGACGTGCCCGAGCAGAGCATGAATCCAGGTTACTATATTGCCACTCAGGGGCCCACTAAGAATACATGGCAGCAATTTTGGCAGATGTGCTACAACGAGTGCAACCATGGAGATATCGTGATAGTAATGGTGACTCCGCTGGTGGAATACAACCGCGAGAAATGTTACAAGTACTGGCCATCCTCTCCGAAAGAAGGCATCTTCGTTTCACCCAAATTGCAGAACCCAAGTGGTCTTGATGGTGACGTATCCGAGTTTCGCGATGAACTAAGCATAGAGTATATAGACAGTGAGCGCATTGATGATACGTATACATACACAAAGTTGAAGATCGTAAGTCAGGGTGGGTCTGAGAAGAATGTTCATCACTTCTATTTTGACCAGTGGCGCGATATGAGTAAGCCTGAGGAGATTGTTCCTATAATGAAACTATGTGAGCATTCACATGGCTTGAATCCTCGTGGAAACCCCATAATTGTACACTGTTCTGCGGGTGTTGGGAGGTCAGGTACCTTTATCGCTTTAGACCATTTAGTACATGATACTCACGACTTCAAGAATGTTTCAGAATTTCCCACTATTCAACAGTTGAGGAAACCACTTGCTGATTACAAAAGGGACCTTATTGAGCAGATAGTGTTGCAACTTCGATCTCAACGCATGAAAATGGTTCAGATGAAAGACCAGTACATATTTATCTATCATGCAGCAAAGTACCTGTATGATATGATAGCTTGA